Below is a genomic region from Sneathia vaginalis.
TGCAACTATAACATACGCACAATAAGGAGAAAACTTATTCATATTCAAACGTACAACTTCTCTAAATATTCTTTTTAACCTATTTCTAACAACTGCATTACCAATTTTTTTACTAGCAACAAACCCAAATGTTGGTGTATAGATATATTTGAATATTAATGTGTATTTTGTATGTATTTTTTCTCCTTTATTGTAAATTACAGAAAACACTTCTGATTTTTTTATTGTTTCCATTATTATTCCTTAAATTTTTAAAAAAATCGGTGAATTATAGGCCACCGATTTTACTAAGCAGATAATTTAGCTCTACCTTTATTTCTTCTTCTTTTTAATACGTTACGACCTGATTTAGTCTTCATTCTTAATCTGAAGCCATGATCTTTTTTTCTTTTTCTATTATTAGGTTGAAATGTTCTTTTCATATTTGTTCCTTTCTTTAAAGTTAGTTTAGTACAATATATGATAATAAAAAAAATGAGAAATGTCAAGGTATATTTATTGTCGATTTAAAAAAATTTTTAACTTTTCCATATATATATTATTCCTTATTTTAAATATTATTATTATTATGCACTGTTAATTTGTTGATATATATGAAATTAAAGGGTTTGAGTTTGATTTTTTTGTTGAAAACGTGTTGATATGCTTTTGATAACTTGTTGAAAACTTTTT
It encodes:
- the rnpA gene encoding ribonuclease P protein component; this encodes METIKKSEVFSVIYNKGEKIHTKYTLIFKYIYTPTFGFVASKKIGNAVVRNRLKRIFREVVRLNMNKFSPYCAYVIVAKKTCSQDFETLKYEKIEKDILLGLKRHEKNFNKDNKNISKSHKK
- the rpmH gene encoding 50S ribosomal protein L34 yields the protein MKRTFQPNNRKRKKDHGFRLRMKTKSGRNVLKRRRNKGRAKLSA